One window of the Paenibacillus beijingensis genome contains the following:
- a CDS encoding thioredoxin family protein, producing the protein MAKSVADKLNKGITPQQFMDGMQKNKEAFHSWYEQFQWNSDSDREFFESLNNRDDLRCLILMADWCGDVVRNVPVVFRALEISGIPTEVLILEENLDTMEQFLTMGGRAVPIVIFADTGGHVLGHWGPRPKHVQEAMIAFKQANPDREAPDYQEKLAATRQEIGRRYGEGTGYQAVIVSELREALSSY; encoded by the coding sequence GTGGCCAAAAGTGTGGCGGACAAGCTGAACAAGGGCATCACCCCGCAGCAGTTTATGGACGGAATGCAGAAAAACAAAGAAGCGTTCCACAGCTGGTATGAACAGTTCCAGTGGAACAGCGATAGCGACCGCGAGTTTTTCGAATCGCTCAACAACCGCGACGACTTGCGCTGCCTTATTTTAATGGCGGACTGGTGCGGCGATGTGGTGCGCAACGTGCCGGTCGTGTTCCGGGCGCTTGAAATTAGCGGCATTCCGACGGAAGTGCTCATTCTGGAGGAGAACCTGGATACGATGGAGCAATTTTTGACGATGGGCGGCCGCGCCGTTCCGATCGTCATTTTCGCCGATACCGGCGGACATGTGCTTGGACATTGGGGACCCCGTCCGAAGCATGTTCAGGAAGCGATGATTGCGTTCAAGCAAGCGAACCCGGATCGCGAAGCGCCGGACTATCAGGAGAAGCTCGCAGCGACCCGTCAGGAGATCGGCCGCCGTTACGGCGAAGGAACCGGCTATCAGGCCGTTATCGTCTCCGAACTGCGCGAAGCTTTATCTTCCTACTGA
- a CDS encoding MBL fold metallo-hydrolase, producing the protein MINIEKFVLGPLQTNAYLLTDEAGERGVVIDPGIGPKKLLERIKGLKIEAILLTHAHLDHMGGVDEVRKAAGCPVYIHDLEADWLTDPAKNGSLRWSDLTPPLVTDPAEYALDEGQKLELIGHVFTVMHTPGHSPGSVSFLLGNDLFSGDVLFRASIGRTDLPGGRERDLYDSITGKLFKLPRETVVYSGHGPKTTIGFEMDNNPYVGIR; encoded by the coding sequence ATGATCAACATCGAAAAGTTCGTGCTGGGTCCCCTTCAGACGAACGCTTATCTGCTTACCGACGAAGCCGGGGAACGCGGCGTGGTTATCGATCCCGGCATAGGACCGAAAAAGCTGCTTGAACGCATCAAAGGACTGAAGATCGAAGCGATTCTGCTGACCCACGCCCATCTGGATCATATGGGCGGTGTGGACGAGGTGCGGAAGGCTGCCGGCTGTCCGGTTTACATCCATGATCTGGAGGCGGATTGGCTGACCGATCCCGCCAAGAACGGTTCGCTCCGCTGGAGCGATCTGACCCCGCCACTCGTGACGGACCCGGCCGAATATGCGCTGGACGAAGGCCAGAAGCTGGAACTGATTGGGCACGTGTTTACGGTGATGCATACCCCGGGTCATTCGCCGGGCAGCGTCAGCTTTTTGCTCGGTAACGACCTGTTTTCCGGCGACGTGCTGTTCCGCGCTTCAATCGGAAGAACGGACCTGCCCGGAGGACGCGAGCGGGATTTATACGACTCGATCACCGGCAAGCTGTTCAAGCTGCCGCGCGAGACGGTCGTCTATTCGGGACACGGCCCGAAGACGACGATCGGATTCGAGATGGACAACAATCCGTACGTTGGTATTCGCTAG
- a CDS encoding Tex family protein, with protein sequence MDDTEENGGKIKLTAEEKAAEQERIVKAIAAELSLPLTKVKAAVGLLDEGNTIPFIARYRKEMTGELDENELRFVEERLGYRRNLEERKREVIRLIDEQGKLTDELRQGIVAASKLQEVEDLYRPYRQKRKTRASVAKERGLEPLSQWLLSQPRQGDPLAEAARYVDEDKGVATAEEALQGAMDILAEGVADDARIRAWVRKFTFEQGLLRTEAKDDSVESVYEMYYNYQEPVRRLPPHRVLAINRGEREEVLRVNLEVPADRIHDYIGRQLLRGGTAAAVRDLLERMIEDAYKRLISPSIDREVRAELTEKAEEHAIGIFSANLRNLLLQPPVRGRVVLGVDPAYRTGCKLAVVDETGKLLEVAVTYPTPPNNKVAEAERIINGLIDKHEVQLIVIGNGTASRETEQFIAELIKGRAREGKDAGAKLQYIIVNEAGASVYSASKLAQDEFPALDVAERSAVSIARRLQDPLAELVKIEPKAIGVGQYQHDVSQKRLDETLGGVVESAVNHVGVDVNTASASLLSYVAGINATTAKNIVKYRDEKGKFSARSELQKVPRLGAKTYEQCIGFIRIPEGSQPLDQTPIHPESYGVVEGLLRSVGLDAGQIGSETLRLKLAEADIAALAAALKVGEPTLKDIVDSLLRPGRDPREELPAPIFHTDVLNIEDLMPGMELHGTVRNVIDFGAFVDIGIKNDGLVHISQLSDRFVKHPMDVVSVGDTVTVWVLNVDLKKGRVGLTMRKPN encoded by the coding sequence ATGGACGATACGGAAGAAAACGGCGGCAAAATAAAGCTGACCGCGGAGGAAAAGGCGGCCGAGCAGGAACGGATCGTAAAGGCGATTGCGGCGGAGCTGTCGCTGCCTCTGACGAAGGTGAAAGCGGCTGTCGGCCTGCTTGATGAAGGGAATACGATCCCGTTTATCGCCCGGTACCGCAAAGAGATGACCGGAGAGCTCGATGAGAACGAACTGCGCTTTGTTGAAGAGCGGCTCGGCTACCGGCGCAATCTGGAAGAGCGCAAGCGCGAAGTGATCCGGCTCATCGACGAGCAGGGCAAACTTACGGACGAGCTGCGCCAAGGAATCGTGGCCGCTTCCAAGCTGCAGGAAGTGGAGGACTTGTACCGCCCTTACCGGCAAAAACGTAAAACCCGCGCTTCCGTAGCCAAGGAGCGCGGGCTGGAACCGCTCTCGCAGTGGCTGCTGAGTCAGCCGCGGCAGGGCGATCCGCTTGCGGAAGCGGCCCGGTATGTCGATGAGGATAAAGGAGTAGCGACGGCGGAAGAAGCGCTGCAGGGCGCGATGGACATATTGGCGGAAGGCGTCGCCGACGATGCCCGCATCCGCGCCTGGGTGCGCAAGTTTACGTTTGAGCAAGGGCTGCTCCGCACGGAAGCGAAGGACGATTCCGTAGAATCGGTTTATGAAATGTACTACAACTACCAGGAGCCGGTACGCCGGCTGCCGCCGCACCGGGTGCTTGCCATTAACCGCGGGGAGCGCGAAGAGGTGCTGCGCGTAAACTTGGAAGTACCGGCGGACCGGATTCATGACTATATCGGGCGCCAGCTGCTGCGCGGCGGGACGGCTGCGGCGGTGCGCGACTTGCTTGAACGCATGATCGAGGATGCGTACAAAAGGCTGATCAGCCCTTCAATCGACCGCGAAGTGAGGGCCGAGCTGACGGAGAAGGCGGAAGAGCATGCGATCGGCATCTTTTCGGCCAACCTGCGCAATTTGCTGCTTCAGCCTCCCGTGCGCGGCCGGGTTGTGCTCGGCGTCGATCCCGCTTACCGGACAGGGTGCAAGCTGGCCGTCGTCGACGAGACCGGCAAGCTGCTGGAAGTGGCCGTTACTTACCCTACCCCGCCTAATAACAAGGTGGCGGAAGCGGAGCGCATCATTAACGGTTTGATCGATAAGCACGAGGTGCAGCTGATCGTCATCGGCAACGGAACCGCTTCGCGCGAGACGGAGCAGTTTATCGCCGAGCTGATTAAAGGGCGCGCACGCGAAGGTAAAGACGCCGGGGCGAAGCTGCAGTACATTATCGTGAATGAGGCCGGCGCGAGCGTCTATTCCGCTTCCAAGCTGGCGCAGGACGAGTTCCCGGCACTGGACGTCGCCGAGCGCAGCGCCGTTTCCATAGCGCGCCGTCTTCAGGATCCGCTGGCGGAGCTCGTGAAGATCGAGCCGAAGGCGATCGGCGTCGGCCAGTACCAACACGACGTCAGCCAGAAGCGGCTTGACGAGACGCTTGGCGGCGTCGTCGAATCGGCCGTCAACCATGTCGGCGTCGACGTCAATACCGCTTCGGCGTCGCTGCTCTCGTATGTGGCCGGCATCAACGCGACGACGGCGAAAAATATCGTGAAATACCGGGATGAGAAGGGCAAATTCAGCGCCCGCTCCGAACTGCAGAAAGTGCCGCGGCTGGGCGCCAAAACGTACGAACAGTGCATCGGCTTCATCCGTATTCCCGAGGGCTCTCAGCCACTGGACCAGACGCCGATTCATCCCGAATCTTACGGGGTGGTCGAGGGACTGCTCCGCAGCGTCGGATTGGACGCCGGCCAAATCGGCAGCGAAACGCTGCGCTTGAAGCTTGCGGAAGCGGACATCGCCGCGCTGGCGGCGGCGCTTAAGGTCGGGGAACCGACGCTGAAAGATATTGTGGACAGCCTGCTGCGGCCCGGACGCGACCCGCGCGAGGAGCTGCCGGCGCCGATTTTCCACACCGACGTGCTCAATATCGAGGATTTGATGCCGGGGATGGAGCTGCACGGCACGGTGCGCAACGTCATTGACTTCGGCGCTTTCGTCGACATCGGCATCAAAAACGACGGACTCGTCCACATTTCCCAGCTGAGCGACCGCTTCGTCAAGCATCCGATGGACGTCGTGTCCGTCGGCGACACGGTAACGGTGTGGGTGCTGAACGTCGATCTGAAAAAAGGCCGCGTCGGTCTCACGATGCGCAAGCCGAATTAA
- the cmpA gene encoding cortex morphogenetic protein CmpA, whose amino-acid sequence MPQWLCNQLMRAFQTKDRRQIRLLNDCWYFYRTKRPKEEDSASL is encoded by the coding sequence ATGCCGCAGTGGCTGTGCAATCAATTGATGCGCGCATTCCAGACGAAGGACCGCCGGCAAATCCGGCTGCTTAACGATTGCTGGTATTTTTACCGGACGAAGCGTCCGAAGGAAGAGGATTCCGCTAGCCTGTAA
- a CDS encoding SprT family protein, whose translation MNDEALQMWVEKVSLNSFGLPFRHRARFNRRLTATGGRYFTKSHDIEISPHQLEAFGIEETERIIKHELCHYHLHILKKGFRHRDADFKEWLRKVGGSRYCQSLPQRAQRKPLPVKYKLICRSCNLEYPRKRKVDPSRFLCGKCRGKLILVNA comes from the coding sequence ATGAACGATGAAGCGCTTCAGATGTGGGTGGAAAAAGTGTCCTTGAACAGTTTCGGGCTGCCGTTCCGGCACCGGGCCCGTTTCAACCGCAGACTGACTGCGACAGGAGGAAGGTACTTTACGAAGTCGCACGATATTGAGATCAGTCCGCATCAGCTGGAAGCGTTCGGCATTGAGGAAACCGAGCGTATTATCAAGCACGAGCTTTGCCATTACCACTTACATATTTTGAAAAAAGGGTTCCGCCACCGGGACGCGGACTTCAAGGAATGGCTGCGCAAGGTCGGCGGGTCAAGGTACTGCCAGTCGCTTCCCCAGCGGGCGCAGCGCAAGCCGCTGCCGGTCAAATACAAGCTGATTTGCCGCAGCTGCAACTTGGAATATCCGCGCAAGCGCAAGGTCGATCCGAGCCGCTTTTTATGCGGAAAATGCCGGGGGAAATTAATTTTGGTAAATGCTTGA
- a CDS encoding nitrilase-related carbon-nitrogen hydrolase, whose translation MKVATSQYRVKMLKSFSEFEDHIRGHVESAVAQGAKLLLLPEFFTMELMTLEAYRGDTDAEVKKAFEHFAKTYTSPVKEVCSKLAKEYGIMLAAGSHFAYDDSEDRYYNTAFVFLPDGHVHVQNKIHPSYELVYNKEMTTPGSRLSVFEADGVKFGVSVCYDSSFPEVARILSKLGADVILAPTACLDEWGRSRNILFSQARASENQVFVVNSHLIGAVPFPPHLPYAFTFTGQSGIYAPIQPMIGTANGIIKQGEPNDESVIVGDLNLDYLKYIRDNGHNRNRKDMRPEFYRQFEEQFA comes from the coding sequence ATGAAAGTCGCTACCAGTCAGTATAGAGTAAAGATGCTGAAATCATTTTCCGAATTTGAAGATCATATCAGGGGGCACGTGGAATCGGCTGTCGCTCAAGGGGCAAAGCTGCTTCTTCTGCCGGAATTTTTTACGATGGAACTGATGACCCTCGAAGCGTACCGGGGCGACACCGATGCGGAAGTGAAAAAGGCTTTTGAGCATTTTGCCAAAACCTATACATCGCCCGTTAAAGAGGTATGTTCCAAGCTTGCCAAGGAGTACGGCATCATGCTAGCCGCCGGTTCCCACTTCGCTTACGACGATTCGGAAGACCGTTATTATAACACGGCTTTTGTGTTTTTGCCGGACGGACACGTGCATGTTCAAAATAAAATCCACCCTTCGTACGAGCTGGTATACAACAAAGAGATGACGACGCCGGGCAGCAGATTGAGCGTCTTTGAGGCGGATGGAGTGAAGTTCGGCGTATCGGTCTGCTATGACAGTTCCTTTCCGGAAGTCGCCCGCATATTGAGCAAGCTGGGGGCCGATGTCATTCTTGCGCCGACCGCTTGTTTGGATGAATGGGGAAGATCGCGCAACATCCTGTTTTCACAAGCCCGAGCAAGCGAAAATCAGGTATTTGTCGTCAACAGCCACTTAATCGGCGCGGTTCCGTTTCCGCCTCATCTTCCTTACGCGTTTACGTTCACGGGACAAAGCGGCATCTATGCTCCGATTCAACCGATGATCGGGACGGCGAACGGCATCATTAAGCAGGGCGAGCCTAATGATGAATCCGTCATCGTCGGCGACCTTAATCTCGATTATTTGAAATATATACGCGACAACGGCCACAACCGCAACCGGAAAGATATGCGCCCTGAATTTTACAGGCAGTTTGAAGAACAATTTGCGTAA
- a CDS encoding amino acid ABC transporter ATP-binding protein — MIRIRRLQKSFKGKQVLSDIDLDIEEGQVVSIIGPSGAGKSTLLRCINLLEVPSAGNITVGSKSVSYQTNAKGKLTFLSQMRLSWLRTDVGMVFQQFNLWPNKTVLQNIIEGPCIVKKIPRSEAEAKARSLLAKVGMLEKINEYPANLSGGQQQRVAIARALAMEPKVILFDEPTSALDPELVHEVLEIMVNLAREGMTMVVVTHEMNFARNVSDRVLFMEDGKITRDGHPEDIFGNPSPRMVQFLRSLSHTAESKGEPIHESRYQSV; from the coding sequence ATGATTCGAATCCGCCGGCTGCAAAAAAGTTTCAAAGGGAAACAAGTGCTGAGCGATATCGACCTCGATATCGAGGAAGGGCAGGTTGTTTCCATTATCGGCCCCAGCGGGGCGGGAAAGAGCACCCTCCTGCGCTGCATCAATTTGCTGGAAGTGCCCTCCGCAGGAAACATAACCGTGGGCTCCAAATCCGTTTCTTACCAAACCAACGCCAAGGGCAAGCTGACCTTTCTTTCGCAAATGCGGCTTAGCTGGCTGCGAACCGACGTCGGGATGGTATTTCAACAATTTAATCTTTGGCCGAACAAAACAGTGCTGCAAAACATTATCGAAGGCCCATGTATCGTCAAAAAGATACCGCGTTCCGAAGCGGAAGCCAAAGCAAGAAGCCTTCTTGCAAAGGTGGGCATGCTGGAAAAAATTAACGAATATCCCGCCAATCTGTCGGGCGGACAGCAGCAGCGCGTTGCAATCGCAAGAGCGCTCGCCATGGAACCGAAAGTCATCTTGTTTGACGAGCCGACATCCGCGCTCGATCCGGAACTGGTGCATGAGGTTCTGGAAATTATGGTCAATCTGGCGCGCGAAGGAATGACGATGGTTGTCGTTACGCATGAGATGAATTTCGCGCGCAACGTATCCGACCGGGTGCTGTTTATGGAGGACGGCAAAATTACGAGGGATGGCCATCCGGAGGACATCTTCGGAAATCCGTCCCCGCGTATGGTGCAGTTTTTGCGCAGTTTAAGTCATACCGCCGAATCGAAAGGAGAACCGATCCATGAAAGTCGCTACCAGTCAGTATAG
- a CDS encoding amino acid ABC transporter permease, with protein sequence MQWDIISSYWRLYLEGAWTTFQISILAIICATILGYFIALLRLSSISLFRGAASVYVWVFRGTPLMLTLFWLYYATPFDIKLPAFIAGLAAMSINSGSFKSEIIRAGLLSVDKGQLEAAEAVGMTPIQKMVRVTIPQAVRLITPPYINNCVIMLKESAQVSIITVPDLMLAAQRAYNSTYSVAETLGVAGAVYLTMTSLIMLFQTFIEKKLRMNKK encoded by the coding sequence ATGCAATGGGACATTATTTCGAGCTACTGGCGGTTGTATCTGGAAGGCGCGTGGACCACGTTTCAAATCTCAATACTGGCCATAATATGCGCCACAATATTAGGGTATTTTATCGCCTTGCTTCGGCTTTCCAGCATCTCGTTGTTCCGCGGAGCCGCGTCTGTATACGTGTGGGTGTTCCGCGGAACGCCATTGATGCTGACGCTGTTCTGGCTATATTATGCCACTCCGTTTGACATCAAGCTGCCGGCTTTCATTGCCGGCTTGGCTGCGATGTCGATCAACTCCGGGTCCTTCAAATCGGAAATCATTCGGGCGGGTCTCTTGTCGGTAGACAAGGGACAGCTCGAAGCGGCGGAAGCGGTCGGCATGACTCCGATTCAGAAAATGGTTCGGGTTACGATTCCGCAAGCAGTCCGCCTCATTACCCCTCCTTATATTAACAACTGCGTCATCATGCTCAAGGAATCGGCTCAAGTTTCCATTATTACGGTGCCCGATTTGATGCTGGCCGCTCAGCGAGCATACAACAGTACCTACAGCGTAGCCGAAACGCTTGGAGTCGCGGGCGCCGTCTACTTGACGATGACCAGCCTCATCATGCTGTTCCAGACTTTTATCGAAAAGAAACTGCGAATGAACAAGAAGTAG
- a CDS encoding substrate-binding periplasmic protein produces the protein MRKTILLLTIASLWLIAACGGGKTGGDAAKPADAQQAAGESAGTAGSGETNALEEIKKRGKLIIATSGNYRPITFMNEQGKLDGLDIELGTMLAEKLGVEVEFVPGNLSGLIPGLTAGKFDLVMSGLLATDQRKKSIDFSEKYGQDGVIAVVKETNTTATDVSKLEGLVVGVIGGSGSHTVVQGIGGYKELKEYPGNAEAFTDLKAGRIDVYALGKIAAADFIKNDKGKDRLKIIGNVYATKEMGIGLRKDEPELKAVLDEFVQEKIKDGTVDNLANKWIGGAFPE, from the coding sequence ATGAGAAAAACGATTTTGCTTTTGACCATTGCCTCATTATGGCTGATTGCCGCTTGCGGAGGCGGAAAAACGGGGGGCGATGCCGCCAAGCCGGCGGATGCCCAACAAGCGGCCGGAGAAAGTGCCGGTACAGCGGGCTCAGGAGAAACGAACGCCTTGGAAGAGATTAAAAAAAGAGGAAAGCTGATCATCGCCACAAGCGGAAATTACCGGCCGATTACATTTATGAATGAGCAGGGGAAGCTGGACGGTCTCGATATCGAGCTCGGCACAATGCTTGCGGAGAAGCTCGGGGTTGAAGTGGAGTTCGTGCCGGGCAATCTTTCGGGTCTTATTCCGGGACTTACGGCCGGCAAGTTCGATCTTGTCATGTCCGGACTGCTCGCTACTGACCAGCGGAAGAAATCGATCGATTTTTCCGAAAAATACGGTCAAGACGGTGTCATTGCGGTCGTGAAAGAAACGAATACGACCGCTACCGACGTAAGCAAGCTTGAAGGGCTTGTTGTCGGGGTCATCGGCGGCTCGGGCTCGCATACCGTCGTCCAAGGAATCGGCGGCTACAAGGAACTGAAAGAATATCCCGGAAACGCGGAAGCGTTCACCGATTTGAAAGCCGGACGAATTGATGTGTATGCGCTTGGAAAAATTGCCGCAGCAGACTTCATTAAGAACGATAAAGGCAAAGACCGTCTTAAAATTATTGGCAACGTATATGCCACTAAAGAAATGGGAATCGGACTGCGCAAAGATGAGCCGGAGCTCAAAGCCGTTCTGGATGAATTCGTACAAGAGAAAATAAAAGACGGCACGGTCGATAATCTGGCGAACAAATGGATCGGCGGGGCGTTCCCTGAATAA
- a CDS encoding PucR family transcriptional regulator, with translation MNTITVEKLIANKPFLFEENPIISGRGGLKRYITNINVMEVPDVYRWVREGDLLLTTAFSIKDNEQAQEELIPKLSEAGIAAIGIKTGRYLKQVPERMIEMSEKYDFPILSLNFNIGYSQTISEVLNEIMNQEAKWLSELHLKIQLLTKTVMMGENMRTIVETIAQCMEMNAAILLHTNESFSTDAAVRFKWPDLSRMTPSASGEDGFLRAYRLEGDSEKDACYFPIERNSEVVAYLVCWSSGTHWSEYTLFLQHAVALLTLYLTKQQALHDIEDSHKDKFLKMWVLGEVSDRQTIVLNAAIVGMQLRNHYYVCITSKIGAVAYKDYARLRSLLVMQGIILVSLGSEWVLLVPAEGASGSKESFGRLLSDLRQTLKQPFIRMGISEIKSFISVHEGYQDALQVLELGSIIQPDEPICRFENLGMYPIVHLLADQKGINKRLFKMIEPLYDYDLKNQSKLVETLSVFLRHDGNVKEAAAKLFCHYNSVLYRLEKIQCLLKLDLKDPETKFQLQLALRVFEYGKIKGNL, from the coding sequence ATGAATACGATAACCGTCGAAAAGCTGATTGCGAATAAACCTTTTTTATTCGAAGAAAACCCGATTATCAGCGGCCGGGGAGGGCTGAAGCGGTATATTACGAATATCAATGTGATGGAGGTGCCGGATGTTTATCGCTGGGTTCGCGAGGGCGACTTGCTGCTTACAACGGCGTTCTCGATTAAAGATAATGAACAGGCGCAGGAAGAGCTTATTCCCAAATTATCTGAAGCCGGGATTGCCGCGATCGGCATAAAAACAGGGCGCTACCTCAAACAGGTTCCCGAGCGGATGATCGAAATGTCGGAGAAGTACGATTTTCCGATCTTGAGTCTTAATTTCAACATCGGATACTCCCAGACGATCTCGGAAGTGCTGAATGAAATTATGAATCAAGAAGCGAAATGGCTGTCGGAGCTTCATCTGAAGATTCAACTGTTGACGAAAACGGTCATGATGGGCGAAAACATGCGGACGATCGTGGAAACGATTGCGCAATGCATGGAGATGAATGCCGCCATTTTGCTGCATACGAACGAATCGTTTTCAACGGATGCGGCCGTTCGCTTTAAATGGCCCGACCTCAGCAGGATGACCCCATCTGCATCAGGGGAGGATGGGTTCCTGCGGGCGTACAGGCTGGAAGGCGATTCGGAGAAGGATGCGTGTTATTTTCCGATCGAAAGAAACAGCGAGGTCGTCGCTTACTTGGTTTGCTGGAGTTCCGGTACCCATTGGAGTGAGTATACGTTGTTTTTGCAGCATGCCGTGGCATTATTAACGCTGTATTTGACCAAGCAGCAAGCTTTACACGATATTGAAGACAGCCACAAGGACAAATTTCTGAAAATGTGGGTACTCGGTGAAGTTTCGGATCGGCAAACGATCGTACTCAATGCCGCAATCGTAGGGATGCAGCTTAGAAACCATTATTATGTTTGTATAACCTCCAAGATTGGCGCCGTCGCTTATAAAGATTACGCCCGCCTCCGTTCACTTCTTGTCATGCAAGGCATCATTCTGGTGTCCCTTGGCAGCGAATGGGTGCTGCTTGTGCCGGCAGAAGGGGCTTCCGGAAGCAAGGAAAGCTTTGGCCGGTTATTGTCCGATTTGCGGCAGACGTTAAAGCAGCCTTTTATCCGTATGGGAATTAGTGAAATAAAGTCGTTTATTTCCGTTCATGAAGGGTATCAGGACGCGCTTCAGGTTCTGGAGCTCGGTTCAATCATTCAACCTGATGAGCCTATTTGCAGATTTGAGAATCTGGGCATGTACCCGATCGTACATCTGCTTGCCGATCAAAAAGGAATTAACAAGCGGTTATTTAAAATGATTGAGCCTCTGTATGACTATGACCTGAAAAACCAGTCCAAACTGGTGGAAACGCTCAGCGTCTTCCTGCGGCATGACGGAAATGTCAAAGAAGCGGCTGCCAAGCTGTTCTGCCATTATAATTC